Proteins encoded together in one Yersinia mollaretii ATCC 43969 window:
- the fabD gene encoding ACP S-malonyltransferase — protein sequence MSKFAMVFPGQGSQSLGMLADLAAQFPIVEATFSEASSVLGYDLWQLVQQGPAEELNKTWQTQPALLTASVAIWRVWQHQGGKLPTMMAGHSLGEYSALVCAGVLDFKQAVSLVELRGKLMQEAVPEGTGAMYAIIGLDNESIAKACEESAQGQVVSPVNFNSPGQVVIAGNKEAVERAGAACKAAGAKRALPLPVSVPSHCALMKPAADKLAEALENIEFQAPVFPIVNNVDVKTEVSPEAIRSALVRQLYNPVRWTESVEFIAAEGVELLLEVGPGKVLTGLTKRIVDTLAAAPVNDVATLTSALEN from the coding sequence ATGTCGAAATTTGCAATGGTATTTCCAGGTCAGGGCTCTCAATCCCTTGGCATGCTGGCCGATTTGGCCGCACAATTTCCGATAGTTGAAGCAACCTTCAGTGAAGCATCATCGGTGTTGGGTTACGATTTGTGGCAGTTAGTGCAACAAGGCCCGGCAGAAGAGCTGAATAAAACGTGGCAAACGCAACCTGCATTACTCACGGCGTCCGTAGCAATCTGGCGTGTTTGGCAACATCAAGGTGGTAAATTACCTACTATGATGGCCGGTCATAGTTTGGGTGAATACTCAGCGCTGGTTTGTGCTGGCGTTCTGGATTTCAAGCAGGCGGTGAGTCTGGTTGAACTGCGCGGTAAACTGATGCAAGAAGCCGTACCCGAAGGTACTGGCGCGATGTATGCAATTATTGGGCTGGATAATGAATCCATTGCCAAAGCCTGTGAAGAGTCTGCTCAAGGGCAGGTGGTCTCACCGGTCAACTTTAACTCACCGGGTCAGGTGGTTATTGCGGGTAACAAAGAGGCGGTAGAACGTGCCGGTGCCGCTTGTAAAGCTGCAGGTGCAAAACGTGCCTTACCTTTACCTGTCAGCGTGCCGTCCCATTGTGCGTTGATGAAACCTGCGGCAGATAAGCTGGCAGAAGCACTAGAAAATATTGAGTTTCAGGCCCCGGTATTCCCTATCGTGAATAACGTAGACGTGAAAACTGAAGTGTCACCAGAAGCTATCCGTAGCGCGTTGGTGCGTCAGTTATATAATCCGGTACGTTGGACTGAAAGTGTTGAATTTATCGCAGCGGAAGGTGTTGAGCTGCTGTTAGAAGTTGGGCCGGGTAAGGTCTTGACTGGCTTAACCAAGCGTATTGTTGATACTTTAGCCGCAGCGCCGGTAAACGATGTTGCCACGCTGACGAGTGCGCTTGAAAACTAA
- the acpP gene encoding acyl carrier protein has product MSTIEERVKKIIVEQLGVKEDEVKNSASFVEDLGADSLDTVELVMALEEEFDTEIPDEEAEKITTVQAAIDFINANQQ; this is encoded by the coding sequence ATGAGCACTATCGAAGAACGCGTTAAGAAAATCATCGTTGAACAACTGGGTGTTAAAGAAGACGAAGTGAAGAACAGCGCTTCTTTCGTTGAAGATCTTGGCGCGGATTCTCTGGACACCGTTGAGCTGGTAATGGCTCTGGAAGAAGAGTTTGATACCGAGATTCCAGACGAAGAAGCAGAAAAAATCACTACTGTTCAGGCAGCTATTGATTTTATCAACGCTAATCAGCAGTAA
- the rpmF gene encoding 50S ribosomal protein L32, whose protein sequence is MAVQQNKPTRSKRGMRRSHDALTTATLSVDKTSGETHLRHHITADGFYRGRKVIG, encoded by the coding sequence ATGGCCGTACAACAGAACAAACCAACTCGTTCCAAACGTGGCATGCGCCGTTCACACGATGCGCTGACCACTGCCACTCTGTCTGTGGACAAAACTTCCGGTGAAACTCACCTGCGTCACCACATCACAGCCGACGGTTTCTACCGTGGCCGCAAGGTTATCGGCTGA
- a CDS encoding Maf family protein, protein MPQLVLASTSPYRRTLLEKLQLPFVTAAPEIDETPLLGESADALVQRLAQAKAQALAVHYPQHMIIGSDQVCVINGDIVGKPHNYANAMKQLQQASGQCVTFYTGLALFNTATGSNNCLCETYDVYFRTLNEAEIDGYLTREQPWNCAGSFKSEGLGITLFERLSGRDPNTLIGLPLIALTRMLIEQGVNPLR, encoded by the coding sequence ATGCCGCAACTTGTTCTTGCTTCAACCTCACCCTATCGCCGCACCTTACTCGAAAAGCTGCAATTACCCTTCGTTACCGCCGCGCCAGAGATTGATGAGACGCCATTATTGGGGGAGTCCGCTGACGCGCTGGTGCAACGGTTAGCGCAAGCAAAGGCCCAAGCACTGGCGGTACATTACCCACAACATATGATTATTGGCTCAGATCAAGTTTGTGTGATTAACGGCGACATCGTCGGAAAACCCCACAATTATGCCAACGCGATGAAACAATTACAGCAAGCCAGTGGCCAATGTGTCACTTTTTATACCGGTTTGGCGCTGTTCAACACAGCAACGGGTAGCAACAATTGTCTTTGTGAAACTTATGATGTTTATTTCCGCACCTTAAACGAAGCCGAAATCGATGGCTACTTGACGCGAGAACAACCGTGGAATTGCGCGGGCAGTTTTAAAAGTGAAGGGTTGGGTATCACTCTATTTGAGCGATTGTCAGGCCGTGATCCAAATACTCTCATCGGCCTGCCGCTCATTGCCCTCACCCGAATGTTAATTGAGCAAGGGGTAAATCCATTACGCTAA
- the fabF gene encoding beta-ketoacyl-ACP synthase II yields MSKRRVVVTGLGMLSPVGNTVESTWKAVLAGQSGISLIDHFDTSAYATRFAGLVKDFNCEDYISRKDARKMDAFIQYGVAAGMQAMQDSGLEVTEANAPRIGAAIGSGIGGLGLIEENHASLVNGGPRKISPFFVPSTIVNMIAGHLTIMYGLRGPSISIATACTSGVHNIGHAARIIAYNDADVMVAGGAEKASTPLGVGGFGAARALSTRNDNPQAASRPWDKDRDGFVLGDGAGMMVLEEYEHAKRRGAKIYAEVVGFGMSSDAYHMTSPPEDGSGAALAMVSALRDAGVTTSQIGYINAHGTSTPAGDKAETQAVKSVFGEDAHKVMVSSTKSMTGHLLGAAGAVESIFTILALRDQAIPATINLDNPDEGCDLDFVPHEARQVKNMEYTLCNSFGFGGTNGSLVFRKV; encoded by the coding sequence GTGTCTAAGCGTCGAGTTGTTGTGACTGGACTGGGCATGTTGTCTCCTGTCGGTAATACAGTCGAATCCACATGGAAAGCTGTTCTTGCCGGGCAGAGTGGCATCAGCCTGATCGACCATTTCGATACTAGTGCCTATGCAACGCGATTTGCTGGCTTAGTAAAAGATTTTAATTGTGAAGATTACATTTCGCGTAAAGATGCACGCAAAATGGATGCTTTCATACAGTACGGTGTTGCCGCTGGTATGCAAGCCATGCAAGACTCCGGGCTTGAAGTGACAGAAGCCAATGCTCCTCGTATCGGTGCTGCGATTGGCTCGGGTATTGGTGGCTTGGGTCTGATTGAAGAAAACCACGCCTCGTTGGTGAATGGTGGGCCACGTAAAATTAGCCCGTTCTTCGTGCCTTCAACCATTGTTAACATGATTGCCGGCCACTTGACCATTATGTATGGTCTGCGTGGGCCAAGCATCTCTATTGCGACGGCATGTACTTCTGGTGTGCACAATATCGGTCACGCGGCACGTATCATTGCTTACAATGATGCAGATGTCATGGTGGCGGGTGGGGCTGAAAAAGCCAGTACGCCATTAGGTGTCGGTGGTTTTGGTGCTGCTCGAGCATTGTCTACTCGCAACGATAATCCACAGGCAGCAAGTCGCCCATGGGATAAAGACCGTGACGGTTTCGTGCTGGGTGATGGTGCAGGCATGATGGTGTTGGAAGAGTACGAACACGCGAAGAGACGTGGTGCGAAAATCTATGCTGAAGTTGTTGGGTTTGGTATGAGCAGTGATGCCTACCACATGACCTCACCACCGGAAGATGGTTCTGGGGCAGCATTGGCAATGGTAAGTGCTTTACGTGATGCGGGTGTGACCACCTCTCAAATTGGTTATATCAATGCGCACGGAACATCAACTCCTGCTGGTGATAAAGCCGAAACGCAGGCAGTTAAGTCTGTATTTGGTGAAGATGCCCACAAAGTGATGGTCAGTTCCACCAAATCCATGACTGGGCACTTATTGGGTGCAGCAGGTGCAGTTGAGTCAATCTTCACTATACTGGCTCTGCGTGACCAGGCTATACCCGCGACCATTAATCTGGATAACCCAGATGAAGGTTGTGACTTGGACTTTGTTCCTCATGAAGCCCGTCAGGTAAAAAATATGGAGTACACCCTGTGTAACTCCTTCGGCTTCGGCGGCACAAACGGCTCTTTGGTATTCCGCAAGGTCTAA
- the fabG gene encoding 3-oxoacyl-ACP reductase FabG, which produces MSFEGKIALVTGASRGIGRAIAELLAERGARVIGTATSEKGAEAISAYLGGSGKGLMLNVVDPASIESVLATIRAEFGEVDILVNNAGITRDNLLMRMKDEEWQDIIDTDLTSVFRLSKAVMRAMMKKRFGRIITIGSVVGTMGNAGQVNYAAAKAGLIGFSKSLAREVASRGITVNVVAPGFIETDMTTALTDDQRAGILAQVPANRLGQAKEIASAVAFLASDEASYISGETLHVNGGMYMI; this is translated from the coding sequence ATGAGCTTCGAAGGAAAAATTGCGCTGGTAACAGGCGCTAGCCGTGGTATCGGCCGTGCGATTGCAGAATTATTGGCTGAACGTGGTGCCCGTGTTATTGGTACAGCGACCAGTGAAAAAGGTGCGGAAGCAATTAGTGCCTATCTGGGTGGTAGTGGCAAAGGTTTAATGCTGAATGTCGTGGACCCTGCATCAATCGAGTCAGTTTTGGCAACGATTCGTGCGGAATTTGGCGAAGTAGACATTTTAGTGAATAATGCAGGTATTACGCGTGATAACCTGCTGATGCGTATGAAGGACGAGGAGTGGCAAGATATTATTGACACCGATCTGACTTCCGTATTCCGTCTGTCAAAAGCGGTAATGCGCGCTATGATGAAAAAGCGGTTTGGGCGTATCATCACCATCGGGTCTGTAGTTGGGACAATGGGCAATGCAGGGCAGGTTAACTACGCGGCAGCTAAAGCGGGTCTGATTGGTTTTAGCAAGTCTTTGGCGCGTGAGGTTGCTTCACGTGGCATTACTGTCAACGTTGTGGCACCTGGCTTTATTGAGACGGACATGACGACGGCGTTGACAGATGATCAACGCGCAGGCATTTTAGCCCAAGTACCAGCTAACCGGCTTGGGCAAGCTAAAGAAATCGCCAGCGCTGTTGCATTTTTAGCCTCTGACGAGGCCAGCTACATCTCCGGTGAAACATTACATGTCAATGGCGGCATGTATATGATTTAA
- a CDS encoding beta-ketoacyl-ACP synthase III, giving the protein MYTKILGTGSYLPVQVRSNADLEKMVDTSDEWIVTRTGIRERRIAGLDETVATMGFHAAEKALEMAGIDKDDIGLIIVATTSSSHAFPSSACQVQQMLGIKDAASFDLAAACAGFTYALSVADQYVKSGAVKHAIVIGSDVLSRALNPEDRGTIILFGDGAGAVVLGASEQPGIISTHLHADGRYGELLALPYQNRQQQDQPAYVTMAGNEVFKVAVTELAHIVDETLQANNLDRSALDWLVPHQANLRIISATAKKLGMGMDKVVITLDRHGNTSAASVPAAFDEAVRDGRIQRGQLVLLEAFGGGFTWGSALVRF; this is encoded by the coding sequence ATGTATACTAAGATTCTCGGTACGGGGAGTTATCTGCCCGTACAAGTGCGCAGTAATGCTGATTTAGAAAAAATGGTGGATACCTCTGACGAGTGGATTGTCACCCGGACAGGTATTCGTGAGCGGCGTATTGCAGGGCTTGATGAAACAGTGGCGACCATGGGTTTCCATGCAGCAGAAAAAGCGCTGGAAATGGCTGGTATTGATAAAGACGACATTGGACTGATCATCGTTGCCACCACTTCGTCAAGCCATGCTTTCCCAAGCTCTGCTTGTCAGGTACAGCAAATGCTGGGCATTAAAGATGCGGCTTCTTTCGATTTGGCTGCGGCCTGTGCTGGTTTTACCTATGCTCTGAGTGTGGCTGATCAGTACGTCAAAAGTGGTGCGGTCAAGCATGCTATCGTTATCGGTTCGGATGTTTTATCCCGAGCACTGAACCCAGAAGATCGTGGCACGATTATTCTGTTTGGTGATGGCGCTGGTGCTGTCGTGCTGGGTGCGTCAGAGCAACCGGGTATCATTTCGACCCATCTGCATGCAGATGGTCGTTATGGCGAATTGCTGGCATTGCCATATCAGAATCGCCAACAGCAAGACCAGCCGGCTTATGTCACTATGGCCGGGAATGAAGTCTTTAAAGTTGCGGTGACCGAGCTTGCCCACATAGTGGACGAGACATTGCAGGCCAACAATCTGGATCGCTCAGCACTGGATTGGTTGGTGCCGCATCAGGCAAACCTGCGTATTATCAGCGCAACGGCTAAAAAATTAGGCATGGGGATGGATAAAGTGGTGATCACACTTGATCGTCATGGCAACACCTCGGCGGCATCAGTACCTGCGGCGTTTGACGAAGCAGTACGAGATGGGCGTATTCAACGTGGGCAGTTAGTGCTGCTGGAAGCGTTTGGCGGCGGCTTTACCTGGGGCTCTGCGCTGGTTCGTTTTTGA
- the pabC gene encoding aminodeoxychorismate lyase, producing the protein MFWINGVEQNLISASDRSVQFGDGCFTTARVTLGRILWLDKHILRLQQATERLLMPTVNWNALTQEMVEAANHTEEGVLKVIISRGSGGRGYSGTTCQHPTRIISLSDYPAHYLSWRERGISLALSPIPLARSPLLAGVKHLNRLEQVLIRAHLEHTTADEALVLDTEGMLVECCAANLFWRKNEVIFTPDLSQSGVDGIMRQQIMACLAAHGRQVEIVAQPLSALADADEVIICNALMPLLPVNRADNWVYHSRQLFDFLSQHCCDA; encoded by the coding sequence ATGTTCTGGATTAATGGTGTAGAGCAAAATTTGATTTCAGCTTCTGACCGCTCGGTGCAGTTTGGTGATGGCTGTTTTACCACCGCAAGAGTCACCCTGGGGCGGATTCTGTGGCTTGATAAGCACATACTGCGCTTGCAGCAGGCAACTGAGCGCTTATTGATGCCCACCGTAAACTGGAATGCATTGACCCAAGAAATGGTGGAGGCGGCGAACCATACCGAAGAGGGGGTGCTGAAGGTGATTATTAGTCGTGGTAGCGGCGGGCGCGGCTACAGTGGTACGACATGTCAGCATCCGACGCGGATTATTTCGCTCAGTGACTACCCGGCTCACTACCTTAGCTGGCGTGAGCGAGGTATCTCATTGGCACTCAGCCCAATTCCTTTGGCGCGCAGCCCCTTGCTGGCTGGCGTGAAGCATCTCAATCGGCTCGAACAAGTATTGATTCGCGCGCATCTTGAGCACACGACAGCTGATGAGGCGCTGGTACTTGACACTGAAGGCATGCTGGTGGAATGCTGTGCGGCTAATTTATTTTGGCGTAAAAATGAGGTGATATTTACGCCCGACCTGAGCCAATCAGGGGTTGATGGCATTATGCGTCAGCAGATTATGGCCTGCCTTGCCGCTCATGGTCGGCAGGTAGAGATTGTGGCACAACCGTTGAGCGCACTGGCAGATGCCGATGAAGTGATTATTTGTAATGCCCTGATGCCGCTACTGCCGGTCAATCGCGCCGATAACTGGGTTTATCATTCGCGGCAATTGTTTGATTTCCTGAGTCAACATTGCTGTGATGCATAA
- the yceD gene encoding 23S rRNA accumulation protein YceD, with the protein MQKVKLPLTIDAVRTAQKRLDYAGIYSPEQVTRVADSVVSVDSDVVASLSFNIDNQRLAVITGHADVDVTLMCQRCNGTFAHHVHTTYCFSPIVNDEQAEALPEAYEPIEVDEFGEVDLLAMIEDEIILSLPVVPVHDSEHCEVSEADMVFGKLPAEVEKPNPFAVLASLKKSN; encoded by the coding sequence ATGCAAAAGGTAAAATTACCCCTGACCATTGATGCGGTTCGTACCGCCCAGAAGCGTTTAGATTACGCAGGTATCTATTCGCCTGAGCAGGTTACACGAGTAGCCGACTCAGTGGTAAGTGTGGACAGCGATGTCGTGGCCTCATTATCGTTTAATATCGATAATCAGCGTCTGGCGGTTATTACAGGTCATGCGGACGTCGATGTAACATTGATGTGTCAGCGCTGTAATGGCACGTTTGCACACCATGTTCATACAACGTATTGTTTTAGCCCGATCGTCAATGATGAGCAGGCTGAAGCATTACCGGAAGCGTACGAGCCGATCGAAGTCGACGAATTTGGCGAAGTTGATCTGCTGGCTATGATTGAAGACGAAATTATTCTTTCACTGCCTGTCGTTCCGGTACATGATTCTGAACACTGTGAAGTGTCCGAGGCGGACATGGTATTTGGTAAACTGCCTGCAGAGGTGGAGAAACCCAATCCATTTGCCGTATTAGCCAGTTTAAAGAAAAGTAATTAA
- the plsX gene encoding phosphate acyltransferase PlsX encodes MTCLTLALDAMGGDFGPCVTVPASLQALASNPQLKLLLVGNPDTITPLLVNAAPLLLERLQVIPAEHVIASDAKLSQAIRASRGTSMRIALELVKNGDAQACVSAGNTGALMGLAKMMIKPLDGIERPALMTVIPNQQRSKTVVLDLGANVECDSTMLVQFAVMGSVMAEEVVGIINPRVALLNIGEEETKGLDNIREAAAVLKNTPAINYIGYLEGNELLTGKTDVMVCDGFVGNVTLKTMEGVIRMFLSLLKSSGEGSKQSWWLKLIGRWLQKRVARRFGHLNPDQYNGACLLGLRGIVIKSHGAANQRAFAVAIEQAVQAVQRQVPQRIAVRLEAVLPKSD; translated from the coding sequence TTGACTTGTCTAACCCTGGCGTTAGATGCAATGGGTGGGGACTTCGGTCCCTGCGTCACAGTGCCTGCTTCATTGCAGGCACTGGCCTCTAATCCACAGCTAAAACTCTTGCTGGTCGGAAATCCCGACACCATCACTCCGTTACTTGTTAATGCCGCTCCTTTGTTGCTGGAGAGGTTGCAGGTAATCCCCGCTGAGCATGTTATTGCCAGCGATGCTAAACTCTCACAAGCTATTCGTGCCAGCCGTGGTACTTCTATGCGTATAGCATTAGAACTTGTCAAAAACGGTGACGCCCAGGCTTGTGTTAGCGCAGGGAACACCGGGGCATTGATGGGGCTGGCGAAGATGATGATCAAGCCACTGGATGGCATAGAACGTCCGGCATTGATGACAGTTATTCCAAATCAGCAGCGCAGTAAGACCGTGGTATTAGATTTAGGCGCTAACGTTGAGTGTGATAGTACAATGTTGGTGCAATTTGCTGTCATGGGGTCGGTGATGGCAGAAGAAGTTGTTGGAATTATAAACCCGCGTGTTGCTTTGCTTAATATTGGCGAAGAGGAAACCAAGGGGCTAGATAATATCCGCGAAGCCGCCGCAGTATTAAAAAATACACCGGCAATCAATTATATTGGTTATCTGGAAGGCAATGAATTGCTGACTGGCAAGACTGATGTAATGGTTTGTGACGGCTTCGTGGGTAACGTCACTCTAAAGACCATGGAAGGTGTGATAAGAATGTTCTTGTCACTGCTCAAATCATCGGGCGAAGGCAGTAAGCAATCCTGGTGGCTGAAACTCATTGGGCGTTGGCTGCAAAAACGTGTGGCAAGGCGGTTCGGTCATTTGAACCCCGACCAGTATAATGGTGCATGCCTGTTAGGATTACGGGGCATCGTAATCAAGAGTCACGGCGCAGCGAATCAACGAGCATTCGCCGTCGCCATCGAACAGGCTGTGCAGGCGGTGCAGCGGCAAGTCCCTCAACGGATTGCCGTGCGCCTTGAAGCGGTACTACCCAAGAGTGACTGA
- the rluC gene encoding 23S rRNA pseudouridine(955/2504/2580) synthase RluC has product MKTNNPAVQLITISADEAGQRIDNFLLAKLKGVPKSMIYRIVRKGEVRVNKGRIKPEYKLADGDVVRVPPVRVAEREEIQVSAKLDKVAALADCILFEDDYLLVLNKPSGTAVHGGSGLSFGVIEALRALRPEARFLELVHRLDRDTSGVLLIAKKRSALRSLHEQLRLKGMQKDYLALVRGQWQSHCKAVQAPLLKNIMQSGERVVKVSSEGKPSETRFKVEERFEHATLVKASPITGRTHQIRVHALHAGHPIAFDDRYGDREFDQQLQGTGLHRLFLHAAALRFEHPNTGETMRIEAPLDNQLRHCLLMLRKKAAV; this is encoded by the coding sequence ATGAAAACGAATAATCCAGCAGTACAATTAATCACCATCTCAGCCGATGAAGCGGGCCAGCGGATCGATAACTTTTTGCTCGCCAAATTGAAAGGTGTGCCCAAAAGTATGATCTACCGTATCGTACGCAAAGGTGAGGTTCGCGTTAATAAAGGGCGCATTAAGCCAGAGTATAAACTGGCTGACGGTGATGTGGTGCGAGTGCCACCGGTGCGCGTTGCAGAGCGTGAAGAGATTCAGGTATCAGCTAAACTTGATAAAGTCGCGGCGTTGGCCGATTGCATTTTATTTGAGGACGATTACCTCTTGGTGCTGAACAAGCCTTCAGGCACTGCGGTACACGGTGGTAGTGGTTTAAGTTTCGGCGTGATTGAAGCATTGCGCGCACTGCGCCCCGAAGCTCGTTTTTTGGAGTTGGTTCACCGCCTTGACCGTGATACCTCGGGTGTCTTACTGATCGCCAAAAAACGCTCGGCGTTGCGCTCTTTGCATGAGCAGTTGCGCTTGAAAGGGATGCAGAAAGATTATCTGGCGTTAGTGCGTGGTCAGTGGCAATCCCACTGCAAAGCTGTGCAGGCACCGTTGCTGAAAAATATTATGCAAAGTGGCGAGCGGGTAGTGAAAGTGAGCAGTGAAGGCAAGCCTTCAGAAACACGCTTTAAAGTCGAAGAGCGTTTTGAGCACGCGACGCTGGTTAAAGCCAGCCCAATTACGGGCCGTACTCACCAGATTCGTGTTCATGCACTTCATGCCGGGCATCCCATCGCCTTTGATGATCGCTATGGTGACCGTGAGTTTGACCAACAATTGCAAGGAACAGGGCTGCATCGCCTATTCCTGCATGCCGCCGCATTACGCTTTGAGCACCCGAATACCGGTGAAACAATGCGTATTGAAGCACCGCTGGATAATCAGCTACGCCATTGTTTACTGATGTTGCGTAAGAAAGCGGCAGTTTAA